ATACTGCACAGTCTGTAAATGTATATCGAATTTGTACAGTAgttaattaatgtatatattatgaaaaagcATAATTTATTAGCGAATAAAACATGAAGGTTCTAACAAGTAGACgcatattcttttaattagaatttcgaagtattttatttttcttctattattattattattatcatttttatttttattgtaaaatttcttATCTCAATGCGTAAAGATGcatttatgtaaaaaagaaagaaaaaaaaagaaatgaaaagaaaaaaattttacgttcgattaatcttcttttaaaaaaaaaaaaaactacaaggatatatacattttctatttttattttatcgttacaGTTGCAcagttttatattttgatattttacacATGTTCATAGAATTTCAAGTAccgttatttcttctttttcttcttacctttacctttctttttgcGTTTCTTTTTGCCAGTTTCACCGgtctttcgaatttttataatcggAGATGGTGGAACCGGAGGTAAAGGTAAATAATTTCGTGGTAATTTAAATTCAAGTTCAAAGCTCTTTTTCAAATCATCATTAGGAGTTATTTgtcttatcgattttaataaaaacattttttcgtcTGGAGCCTTTGGAGGTGGTTCTTCATTAGGTATAATGTTCATTCTGGTGCAACCTTctcgacatttttttcctaaaataaaaataacaattcttTTCATCATTCAGAATGGATTTTATTAAGCGTCGATTTAATATCATCGAGCCTATTTTACCGTATGCATCCGCACAATTGCTGTTAATTTTAGAAGATTCATCGGTACGCTTAGATACTTTGATGGATAAACGAGTATCACCAATTTCTTGCGAGACTTCGCTGTAGGGAGACTCTGTATCAATGAACTCTTTTGTTGGATGATAACATCTTGTACAAACACAGTTTGTACACATTTTTGATCAAAAAATCGTAAtacaattttgtattttaaaattgtCACTGAAGTATCGGGAgagtgtaattttttctttttcttttttttttttttcttttttcctaagGAAATTACATTATGTTACAAGTTACGTTGCAATGTACATATTTGATTTACgccattttgaaatatttgaataacgttatgtatataaaattaaaaataacaaagaagaCAAATAGAAGATagacaaaaaagataagaggAAAATAGAGACAAATCggattcataaatttataaatttagtttcttttttgtaataaaataaatatttaaaaaaaaaagacaattaaAGTAATTCATTAACAATgacaattgatataatttattaatgatattgacaattaatataatttgattaaaaaagagaaaaaaaacgataaaatgcTGTTGATTTGTATAAAGGAACTTAATTGAAAAGGC
This DNA window, taken from Vespula vulgaris chromosome 19, iyVesVulg1.1, whole genome shotgun sequence, encodes the following:
- the LOC127070677 gene encoding uncharacterized protein LOC127070677, translated to MCTNCVCTRCYHPTKEFIDTESPYSEVSQEIGDTRLSIKVSKRTDESSKINSNCADAYGKKCREGCTRMNIIPNEEPPPKAPDEKMFLLKSIRQITPNDDLKKSFELEFKLPRNYLPLPPVPPSPIIKIRKTGETGKKKRKKKGKGKKKKKK